CTCTGTTTTCGTCGCGGAGCCTGTTCTCGTGGCGGGGTCGGCGGGGGCAGCGGTCCGCGGCGGTGTCACGAGGACAGGGGATGCCACGGGAACAGGCCGTTTCGGCGGGCGGATCGCCCTGTTTTCGGCGTGGAGCCTGTTCTCGTGGCCGTCGTCCCGTGGGGCCTGACGACGCCGCTATCGTCGGGACCATGACCGATGACCCCGCGCAGCCCGTCGTAGAGACCGCCACTCTCGCCGATGTCGACGCGCTGCTGGCATTCTGGGCGATCGCGGGCGAGAACGACGCGCGGCCGAGCGACTCGGCCCCGGTCGTCGAGGCGCTGCTGCGGCGCGATCCGGACGCGGTACTCGTCGTCCGCGCGGACGGTCGGATCATCGGCACCGTCATCGCGGGCTGGGACGGATGGCGCGCCCACCTCTACCGTCTCGCCGTCCACCCGGATCATCGTCGGCAGGGCATCGCCCACCTCCTCCTGGACGCGGCCGAGCACCGGCTGCGCGTACTCGGGGCGGGCCGGTTCGACGCGATGGTGCTCGACGGCAACGCCCTCGGCTCATCCGCCTGGGCGGCGCGGGGGTACGCGCCGCAGGGGCAGTGGCGGCGCTGGGTGCGCTCGGCGCACTGAGCCCCGGCATCCTGTGTCACGAGAACAGGGGATGCCGTGGGGACAGGCCGTTTCGGAGTCGACCGCCCTGTTCTCGTGGCGGAGCCTGTTCTCATGACGGCGGTGGCGCCTGCGGTCCGCGGCCGTGTCATCAAAACAGGGGATGCCACGAGAACAGGCCCTTTCGGCGGGCGCACTCAAGTGGTCAGTGCAACACCCTGATTGAGGGGGTGGGCGGTGTTCAGTGTGTTGCGGAGTGTGAAGCGGGAGTTTTGGCGAGGTATCGCGGCGGGATTGTCGACGGCGGATGCGGCGGGGGCGGCGGGCGCGTCGCGGCAGGGTGCGGAGAGATGGTTTCGGGATGCTGGCGGTATGTCACCGTTGTCGTTGTCTGATCCCTCGGGTCGGTTTCTGACCCTTCTCGAGCGTGAGCAGATCGCTGTTGGAGTGGCGCGGGGCGAATCGATCCGTCAGATCGCTCGGGGCCTTGGCCGGCATCCCTCGACGGTGCTGCGGGAGTTGCGTCGCAATCGCGGCAATCTGCCGCGCTACCGGGCGAAACGCACGATGCGCCCGCCCACCCAGTCGGTGTTCTACTCACCCTCGACCGCGCAGGGCCGCGCGGATCGGCGCCTATCGCGCCCTAAGCCATCCAAGCTCGCTTCGCAGCTCTCGCTGCGGGTCGAGGTGCAGCGGCGGTTGAGGCTGGGACACTCCCCGCAGCAGATCAGCCGACGCCTGCGGGTGGACTTCCCGGATGATGAGAGCATGCGCATCTCGCACGAGGCGATCTACCGGTCCCTGTTCGTGCAGGGTCGCGGTGAGTTACGCAACGAGCTCACACGGGCGCTGCGCTCAGGCCGCACCACCCGCAAGCCCCGCGCCCGAACCCAACGTCAAGCGGCCGCAGCGGCCGGGCCAGGAAAGATCCCCGGGATGGTGATGATCTCCGACCGTCCCGCCGAAGCAGAAGATCGCGCCGTCCCCGGCCACTGGGAAGGGGACCTCATCATCGGCAAGGACGGTCTGTCACAGATTGGAACCCTGGTCGAACGCGCCACCCGGTTCGTGATCTTGCTGCACTTGCCCGCCCGCCGAGACGCCGAGACTGTCGCCGATCAGATGATCCAACAAATGCGGCGACTGCCCGACCTGCTGCGACGATCCATCACCTGGGACCAAGGCAAGGAGCTGTCCGCCCACGCCAGGATCACCGTCGAAGCCGACCTGCGCGACGGGGTCTTCTTCTGCGACCCGCACTCACCCTGGCAGCGCGGAACGAACGAGAACACAAACGGCCTGCTCCGGCAATACTTCCCCAAAGGCACCGACCTCTCCGGCTACACCGCCGACTACCTCGACTACGTCGCCACCCAACTCAACGACCGCCCCCGCATGACCCTCGACTGGGCCACCCCCACCGAAGCCCTTGAACGACTACTCTCAACCCCACCAGACAACGGTGTTGCACTGACCGCCTGAAACCGCCGCGTCAATCGCCCTGTTTCCGGCGCGGAGCCTGTTCTCGTGCTGGCGCCGACGTGGCGCGCGCGGTCGCAGCGGTCCGCAGCGGCGTTACGAAAACAGGGGATGCCACCGGAACAGGCCGTTTCGGCCTCGATCGCCCTGTTCTCGGGGCGAAGCCTGTTCTCGTGGCAGGTCACCCCCGGTGGAACGGGCAGCCCGACGGCGCGTCCGCGCGGCGCACACGGCCACCGGAACGCGGCTTCGTCGGCATCCGTCGCCTGTTCACCTCGAGGCCCCGGCCG
The DNA window shown above is from Microbacterium proteolyticum and carries:
- a CDS encoding GNAT family N-acetyltransferase is translated as MTDDPAQPVVETATLADVDALLAFWAIAGENDARPSDSAPVVEALLRRDPDAVLVVRADGRIIGTVIAGWDGWRAHLYRLAVHPDHRRQGIAHLLLDAAEHRLRVLGAGRFDAMVLDGNALGSSAWAARGYAPQGQWRRWVRSAH
- a CDS encoding IS30 family transposase is translated as MRGWAVFSVLRSVKREFWRGIAAGLSTADAAGAAGASRQGAERWFRDAGGMSPLSLSDPSGRFLTLLEREQIAVGVARGESIRQIARGLGRHPSTVLRELRRNRGNLPRYRAKRTMRPPTQSVFYSPSTAQGRADRRLSRPKPSKLASQLSLRVEVQRRLRLGHSPQQISRRLRVDFPDDESMRISHEAIYRSLFVQGRGELRNELTRALRSGRTTRKPRARTQRQAAAAAGPGKIPGMVMISDRPAEAEDRAVPGHWEGDLIIGKDGLSQIGTLVERATRFVILLHLPARRDAETVADQMIQQMRRLPDLLRRSITWDQGKELSAHARITVEADLRDGVFFCDPHSPWQRGTNENTNGLLRQYFPKGTDLSGYTADYLDYVATQLNDRPRMTLDWATPTEALERLLSTPPDNGVALTA